The Triticum dicoccoides isolate Atlit2015 ecotype Zavitan chromosome 6A, WEW_v2.0, whole genome shotgun sequence genome has a window encoding:
- the LOC119317978 gene encoding galactoside 2-alpha-L-fucosyltransferase-like, with the protein MQQRKAPKACAEGATEQEASPAAVLPRTATARDLLEAEEAEDQCSMTPRKKNKRRQAGAGERRCRPVVNLLLVAFVVAVLLAVVLLVDGGRAPAVWIAAAGAQLRRGSGHAWLPYARNAPDKLLGGLLADGVDEKTCRSRHESSAYRRSTPRRPSPHLVSRLRRHEELQRRCGPGSDAYGRAVQQLSAGRSAVDAECKYVVSVCNRGLGNRILAAASAFLYALLTDRVLLVDRGNGMGELFCEPFPGATWLLPPDFPVAGLANITVDAAETYGNMLKNKVLTTDSTHSTPMQVPALAYAYLEHDYGDGDKRFFCDDDQRLMSNIQWLVARMDTYSVPGLFQVPSFAEELAALFPERDAVFHHLGRYLFHPADHVWGLVSRYYRAYLARAEQLVGIQLRVFDSEQGKSPHILRQITSCVWKAKLLPELLAAGEPAVTPAPGGVSWTVLIASLRPWFYERIKSMYWEQPTASGEDVGVHQPSHEEYQQFGRRSHDTKAWAEMYLLSLCDVLVTSGWSTFGYVAQGLAGVTPWVMYRPLNVSETPDPPCARDVSMEPCFHTPPMYDCKLKHTADTARSVPHLRRCQDVRWGLKLVVDPK; encoded by the exons ATGCAGCAGCGCAAGGCGCCCAAGGCGTGCGCGGAGGGCGCCACGGAGCAGGAGGCGTCGCCGGCGGCCGTGCTGCCGAGGACCGCCACGGCGCGCGACTTgctggaggcggaggaggcggaggaccAGTGCTCCATGACGCCGCGGAAGAAGAATAAGAGGAGGCAGGCGGGCGCCGGTGAGAGGCGGTGCAGGCCGGTGGTCAACCTGTTGCTCGTCGCCTTCGTCGTGGCCGTGCTGCTGGCCGTCGTCCTTCTTGTCGACGGCGGCCGCGCTCCCGCGGTCTGGATCGCCGCTGCCGGAGCCCAGCTGCGTCGAG GTTCCGGTCACGCCTGGTTGCCGTACGCGAGGAACGCGCCGGACAAACTCCTCGGCGGCCTCCTGGCCGACGGGGTCGACGAGAAGACATGCCGCAGCAGGCACGAGTCCTCCGCGTACCGGCGGAGCACGCCGCGGCGGCCTTCCCCGCACCTCGTCTCGAGGCTGCGACGGCACGAGGAGCTCCAGCGGCGGTGCGGCCCCGGCAGCGACGCGTACGGCCGCGCCGTCCAGCAGCTGAGCGCCGGCAGGAGCGCCGTCGACGCCGAGTGCAAGTACGTCGTCTCCGTCTGCAACCGCGGCCTCGGCAACCGCATCCTCGCCGCCGCGTCCGCGTTCCTCTACGCGCTGCTCACCGACCGCGTCCTCCTCGTCGACCGGGGCAACGGCATGGGCGAGCTCTTCTGCGAGCCCTTCCCCGGCGCGACGTGGCTGCTGCCCCCGGACTTCCCGGTGGCGGGCCTCGCCAACATCACCGTCGACGCCGCCGAGACGTACGGCAACATGCTCAAGAACAAGGTGCTCACGACGGACTCGACTCACTCGACGCCGATGCAGGTGCCGGCGTTGGCGTACGCCTACCTTGAGCACGACTACGGCGACGGCGACAAGAGGTTCTTCTGCGACGACGACCAGCGCCTCATGTCCAACATCCAGTGGCTGGTGGCGAGGATGGACACGTACAGCGTGCCGGGGCTGTTCCAGGTCCCGTCCTTCGCGGAGGAGCTCGCCGCGCTCTTCCCGGAGCGCGACGCCGTGTTCCACCACCTCGGCCGGTACCTCTTCCACCCGGCCGACCACGTCTGGGGCCTCgtctcgcggtactaccgcgcctaccTCGCGCGTGCGGAACAGCTCGTCGGCATCCAGCTACGCGTCTTCGACAGCGAGCAGGGCAAGTCGCCGCACATCCTGCGGCAGATCACGTCGTGCGTGTGGAAGGCGAAGCTGCTcccggagctcctcgccgccggcgagccgGCCGTCACGCCGGCGCCCGGGGGCGTGTCCTGGACCGTCCTGATCGCCTCGCTCAGGCCGTGGTTCTACGAGCGCATCAAGAGCATGTACTGGGAGCAGCCGACGGCGAGCGGCGAGGACGTGGGCGTGCACCAGCCGAGCCACGAGGAGTACCAGCAGTTCGGCCGGAGGTCGCACGACACCAAGGCGTGGGCCGAGATGTACCTGCTCAGCCTCTGCGACGTGCTCGTCACCTCCGGCTGGTCCACCTTCGGGTACGTCGCGCAGGGGCTCGCCGGCGTCACGCCGTGGGTCATGTACCGCCCGCTCAACGTCAGCGAGACGCCCGACCCGCCCTGCGCCCGGGACGTGTCCATGGAGCCCTGCTTCCACACGCCGCCCATGTACGACTGCAAGCTCAAACACACGGCGGACACGGCGAGGTCGGTGCCGCATCTCCGCCGCTGCCAGGACGTGAGATGGGGCCTAAAGCTTGTTGTTGACCCCAAGTAG
- the LOC119314230 gene encoding galactoside 2-alpha-L-fucosyltransferase-like, translating into MPDDLSPSAQIDYDRLLGGLLVEGFDERSCRSRYQFARYHRNAARVPSPYLIERLRRQEALQKKCGPGTKSYNNAAKQLTSTQSINGTSDCNYLFLIIHAGMGNRMLEMTSAFLYALLTGRVLLVDRSKQIASTFCEPFPGTSWLIPSDFPLSYNEFTERSPESYGNMLQDNVIRGNTYRSLASARPPYVFLYLDGDCASNDKLFYCEDDQQFLQGVPWLIMQTDMYFVPSLFLIPSFQDELSKLFPEKDAVFHHLGRYLLHPTNDIWYSATTYYRAYLAKADKVVGIQIRILETEGILQRNGAFPHVLEQVLSCAQGEKLLPEIGLTDEAATGNNRTIAVLATSLSSWYSDQIRVRYSEHRTVDGTRVKVYQPSHEEYQRSKNKKHNMKALAEIYLLSMSDVLMTSGYSTFGYVAQGLAGLTPWIMYKPEKNLYKPESHVVPKPPCGRAMSIEPCFHQAPYFDCKAKRDADLGMVVPYVRHCEDVSWGLKIVNETRL; encoded by the coding sequence ATGCCTGATGATTTATCTCCATCGGCACAAATTGATTATGACAGACTTCTGGGTGGCCTTCTGGTCGAGGGATTTGATGAAAGATCGTGTCGCAGCAGGTACCAGTTTGCACGTTATCACAGGAATGCAGCAAGAGTACCTTCTCCATACCTCATAGAAAGATTAAGAAGGCAAGAAGCACTACAGAAGAAGTGTGGTCCAGGCACCAAATCATACAACAATGCTGCAAAACAGCTCACGTCCACTCAGAGCATCAACGGCACATCAGATTGCAACTATCTCTTCCTGATAATCCATGCCGGGATGGGGAACCGGATGCTTGAGATGACTTCAGCGTTCCTTTACGCGCTTCTGACAGGCAGGGTTTTGCTCGTGGACCGTTCTAAGCAGATTGCCAGTACTTTCTGCGAGCCTTTCCCTGGAACTTCATGGTTGATTCCTTCAGATTTCCCTCTGAGCTATAATGAGTTCACCGAGCGTAGTCCAGAGAGCTACGGCAACATGCTGCAGGATAATGTTATCCGTGGCAACACATATCGGTCTCTAGCCAGTGCTAGGCCTCCCTATGTGTTCCTCTATCTTGACGGCGATTGCGCTTCCAACGACAAGCTTTTCTACTGCGAAGATGATCAACAGTTCCTGCAAGGTGTGCCGTGGCTGATCATGCAAACTGACATGTACTTTGTGCCGTCTCTGTTTCTTATCCCAAGTTTCCAAGATGAACTGAGCAAGCTGTTTCCTGAAAAGGACGCCGTTTTCCATCACTTGGGCCGGTATCTTCTTCATCCAACAAATGATATTTGGTATTCGGCGACAACTTACTACAGGGCCTACCTTGCTAAAGCTGATAAAGTAGTGGGGATACAGATCAGAATACTTGAAACGGAGGGCATCCTCCAAAGAAATGGGGCATTTCCACATGTTTTAGAGCAGGTCCTTTCTTGTGCTCAGGGTGAAAAGTTGCTGCCAGAAATCGGCTTGACCGATGAAGCAGCCACTGGGAATAATCGGACAATTGCTGTTCTTGCGACTTCTTTAAGCTCTTGGTACAGTGATCAGATCCGGGTAAGGTACAGCGAGCACCGGACCGTCGACGGCACCAGGGTCAAAGTGTACCAGCCGAGCCACGAGGAGTACCAGAGGTCCAAGAACAAGAAGCACAACATGAAGGCGCTGGCGGAGATCTACCTGCTCAGCATGAGCGATGTGCTCATGACCAGCGGGTACTCCACCTTCGGGTACGTCGCGCAGGGCCTCGCCGGCCTCACGCCGTGGATCATGTACAAGCCCGAGAAGAACCTGTACAAGCCCGAGAGCCATGTCGTGCCGAAGCCGCCATGCGGACGCGCCATGTCCATCGAGCCGTGCTTCCACCAGGCCCCCTACTTCGACTGCAAGGCCAAGAGGGACGCCGACCTGGGCATGGTGGTGCCATACGTGAGGCACTGCGAGGACGTCAGCTGGGGTCTCAAGATTGTAAATGAAACTCGGTTGTAG